From one Leishmania infantum JPCM5 genome chromosome 29 genomic stretch:
- a CDS encoding putative protein kinase, which produces MAQAAYPPSREGSYPHSRSGGPRANPMLPEQMIGSYVIRETIGRGSFGKVKKGRHVHTGEYVAIKILNRQKLKSANMDKKIHREIEILQLFSHPNICRLYEVISTPTDMYLIMEYVEGGELYDYIVQKGRVRESEARYIFQQIVCAIEYCHHFRVVHRDLKPENILLGTGLQVKLIDFGLSNITKDGEFLATSCGSPNYAAPEVISGKLYFGPEVDVWSCGVILYALLCGCLPFDEDSIPLLFSKIKKGKYAIPSNMQTGPRELIQQILVVDPLVRLTVPQIRDNAWFNQRLPMRLSYSESIFSVKEDRILSVLVSETAKRLGVRDRDVRKELELGYGAAFVAYNILLDARRRREIAAEVRELGMSGDESRGVSHVIGAQQTKFQPKATERELNMGLMLTQSPAMVVLLDEEDATRNKWAYNRGCFVPASVATLGDPTKVSDTSLSDGSGNGGPGGSIAVGSFRITSKMCSGSLVGSGSVGSSSYAPGSLRGAAGLTGGSSSYRRAGMQSSTGGTAASQLGANLSDQPRVGSVARKHAMYTAEEEQFIVENNYGWRIGIMTDWRAEQALSAIYDVLRTFKMQWKVVSPFRLLARSTAETWSVMADSTQSRNASTRRNTLSTYSVESSAPIRIGCRSGAPGSGSSDDHEDGDIAGSMQRDEECIHAHITRTRRAGAAARSFGSAPGGGFNTSSSQVARGNYFGGLQGGDEEAAIVSGSAASGVLQSAHAIESGSESTSSPRDPRGASPPASAAASTSAIAEPASSPANPVVISLYFFRIHERHDKGYLVDFKVVRNAMVAADLVLLLSDTLVRKLG; this is translated from the coding sequence ATGGCACAGGCCGCGTACCCACCGTCACGAGAGGGCAGCTACCCACACTCTCGTAGCGGTGGTCCCCGCGCGAACCCGATGCTGCCCGAGCAGATGATCGGCAGCTACGTCATTCGCGAGACCATCGGCCGCGGTAGCTTTGGCAAGGTGAAGAAAGGGCGACACGTGCACACTGGAGAGTATGTCGCCATCAAGATCCTCAACCGCCAAAAACTCAAGTCCGCCAACATGGACAAGAAGATTCACCGCGAGATCGAAATTCTGCAGCTGTTCTCTCACCCGAACATCTGCCGTCTCTACGAGGTCATCTCCACACCTACGGACATGTACCTTATTATGGAGTACGTGGAAGGCGGAGAGCTGTACGACTACATTGTCCAGAAGGGCCGCGTGCGGGAAAGTGAGGCGCGTTACATCTTCCAGCAGATTGTGTGCGCGATCGAGTACTGCCACCACTTCCGCGTCGTGCATCGTGACCTAAAGCCAGAGAACATTCTGCTGGGAACTGGGCTGCAGGTAAAGCTGATCGACTTTGGTCTTTCGAACATCACGAAGGATGGCGAGTTCCTCGCGACGTCGTGCGGGTCGCCCAACTACGCCGCACCGGAGGTCATTTCAGGTAAACTGTACTTTGGTCCAGAGGTGGATGTATGGTCTTGTGGCGTCATTCTCTACGCGCTGCTCTGCGGGTGCCTGCCGTTCGACGAGGATAGCATCCCGCTCCTTTTCAGCAAGATCAAGAAGGGCAAGTATGCCATCCCATCCAACATGCAGACGGGGCCGCGGGAGCTCATTCAGCAGATCCTCGTCGTGGACCCACTCGTGCGGCTCACCGTCCCGCAAATCCGCGACAACGCCTGGTTCAATCAACGCCTGCCAATGCGGCTGTCTTACAGTGAGTCCATCTTCAGCGTGAAGGAAGACCGCATTTTATCGGTGTTGGTGAGCGAAACAGCGAAGCGGCTGGGAGTGCGGGACAGAGATGTGCGCAAGGAGCTCGAGCTCGGCTACGGGGCCGCCTTTGTCGCCTATAATATTCTGTTGgacgcacgccgccgtcgcgagATTGCGGCTGAAGTGCGCGAGCTTGGCATGTCCGGCGATGAGTCCCGCGGGGTGAGCCACGTCATCGGCGCCCAGCAGACGAAGTTTCAGCCAAAGGCGACAGAGCGGGAGCTCAACATGGGCCTCATGCTGACGCAGAGCCCCGCGATGGTGGTGCTGCTTGACGAAGAAGACGCCACGAGGAACAAGTGGGCCTACAACCGCGGCTGCTTCGTGCCCGCTTCCGTCGCAACCCTTGGCGACCCAACAAAGGTGAGCGATACGAGCCTgagcgatggcagcggcaatGGCGGTCCAGGCGGGTCGATCGCAGTCGGCTCCTTCCGTATCACTTCCAAGATGTGCTCCGGATCCCTGGTCGGCTCCGGCAGCGTAGGCTCTTCCTCTTATGCGCCAGGCAgtctgcgcggcgcggcggggctcacgggcggcagcagcagctaccGGCGTGCTGGCATGCAGAGCAGCACAGGGGgaaccgccgcctcgcagctgGGGGCGAACCTGAGCGACCAGCCGCGCGTCGGATCTGTAGCCCGCAAGCACGCCATGTAcaccgcggaggaggagcagttCATTGTGGAGAACAACTACGGCTGGCGCATCGGTATCATGACGGACTGGCGGGCAGAGCAGGCGCTTTCCGCCATCTATGACGTCCTGCGTACCTTCAAGATGCAGTGGAAGGTGGTCTCGCCCTTCCGCCTCTTGGCACGGTCAACAGCCGAGACATGGAGTGTGATGGCGGACTCGACGCAGAGCCGCAACGCGTCCACACGCCGAAACACGCTAAGCACTTACTCCGTTGAATCCTCTGCACCGATCCGGAttggctgccgcagcggtgccccagggagcggcagcagtgacgATCACGAGGACGGAGACATCGCCGGTAGCATGCAACGCGACGAGGAGTGCATCCACGCACATATAACCCGCACACGCCgggcaggcgctgcggctcgcAGCTTCGGGAGCGCACCAGGTGGCGGCTTCAACACTAGCTCGAGCCAGGTCGCGCGCGGCAACTATTTCGGCGGCCTACAGGGCGGAGACGAGGAAGCGGCGATAGTCTCTGGAAGCGCGGCGTCGGGAGTGCTGCAGTCAGCACATGCGATTGAGAGCGGGTCTGAGTCGACGTCCTCGCCGCGTGACCCACGCGGCGCGTCCCCACCagcgagcgccgctgcctccacctccgcaaTTGCGGAACCAGCCTCGTCACCGGCAAATCCTGTCGTTATTTCCCTCTACTTCTTTCGCATTCACGAGCGGCACGATAAAGGTTACCTGGTGGATTTCAAGGTCGTGCGCAATGCCATGGTCGCCGCGGACCTggtgcttctcctctctgATACGCTGGTCAGGAAGTTGGGCTAA
- a CDS encoding putative UDP-GlcNAc:PI a1-6 GlcNAc-transferase — protein sequence MPLSSTTEICMLVWPLSAAMQILGPNDSIAWVVGWNDRSLYIIVTWFLSNCTLLEAKAELQQIRCVLQNYKGHMPEIPYSNLNILGCVRPNSAPSSCNFCSVTQEEDIRGARKGSYLWLELLEGPVLAELWCCGARVQPCQLHVVRCDPSKALSIRPTIFSATALYGVSGVRQLQSGVAPVCAPGANSNLEGVLLPQVMRKEAEPRVLKRHQQRRCYTSVVNDSITLAAEDSCFSDRDTGEQSSVLADKRWGTSFNANPSFTVQASSSAQDASVTTELHRNSSLRDRLPVTQEESMSLSEGDGSATAAPIGVMTLSDSEMDQLDSNDRRGRGQSALQFEKLLAQSTPAPSHSIALPPPAGVPPRLDFTSTTDRAEMSVFLATMRAGRHVRRVMQKEQLYNYVKEDTEEPLTGVLKYAVDFISTYVVGLLKLLRFSRTAEVLLYRTSEFAHFLCAVSFANDSCGLHPVLPHQVSSSINHRYVCIFGYVSRCAVDLVLGVLVYLCLSACGPSLYAASQYMTRHWLYEVHASYMDWFDGYPAGLKVNEDLNMALCFFAKCVLEVWDALLRWSPATLPSLVSFQAASVAVEGNVCSTVAAVSTAAASTWFSPASEDQRQAVYEWVSMAFHLRIFCLLGCSTAAALVSDVTGLVSLHLRFLHHAIALPYCFARVLLTNLFRQFYGVKYNPLRKRYDIYHFQVDQMLAATFLFVIIIFLFPTLAVYYLYFSFVLATIWYMETCLESIAYLSLHVPIHPIVYWLCARHRLSGGVALSNPVITSVRRFLGCGSRPGHDEEELASHTVEVTVEALPLPLSAMLTDFFVVVDISMTRLWPAKVVSLVLRGRIEYLPKMTDILGPHLLTNCVSPRCTLCTPSPEKDTTKKHK from the coding sequence ATGCCGCTCTCCAGCACAACCGAAATCTGCATGCTGGTATGGCCACTCTCGGCCGCCATGCAGATCCTGGGCCCGAACGACTCTATTGCGTGGGTGGTGGGGTGGAATGACCGCAGCCTGTACATCATCGTGACCTGGTTTCTGAGCAACTGCACGTtgctggaggcgaaggcggagtTGCAGCAAATCAGGTGTGTCCTGCAAAACTACAAGGGGCACATGCCGGAGATACCGTACAGTAACCTCAACATCCTCGGCTGCGTGCGGCCCAACAGCGCCCCTAGCAGCTGTAACTTCTGCTCCGTCACGCAGGAGGAAGACATCCGCGGCGCACGCAAGGGCAGCTATCTCTGGCTGGAGCTCCTTGAGGGGCCagtgctggcggagctgtggtgctgcggcgcgcgcgtgcagcccTGCCAGCTGCATGTCGTGCGGTGTGATCCGTCAAAGGCGCTTTCCATTCGCCCCACCATCTTTTCGGCCACAGCGCTCTACGGGGTGTCAGGCGTGCGACAGCTGCAGAGCGGCGTCGCGCCGGTGTGCGCACCAGGCGCGAACTCGAATCTGGAGGGTGTTCTGCTCCCGCAGGTCATGCGCAAAGAGGCGGAGCCGCGCGTACTCAAgcgacaccagcagcgccggtgctACACGAGCGTCGTGAACGACTCCATCACACTGGCCGCCGAGGACAGCTGCTTCTCCGACCGCGACACGGGGGAACAGTCGAGTGTGCTGGCAGACAAGCGCTGGGGGACGTCCTTCAATGCCAACCCGAGTTTCACCGTTCaggccagcagctccgcacaGGACGCGTCCGTTACCACTGAGTTGCATCGGAACAGCTCCCTGCGCGACCGACTGCCAGTAACCCAGGAGGAGAGCATGTCGCTCTCGgagggcgacggcagcgcgacggcagcgccgatcGGCGTGATGACGCTCAGTGACTCGGAAATGGACCAACTGGACAGCAACGAtcggagggggagggggcagtcGGCGTTGCAGTTCGAGAAGCTCCTCGCGCAGAGTACGCCGGCCCCATCCCACAGCattgcgctgccgccgccggcgggcGTGCCGCCTCGCCTCGACTTTACCTCGACCACGGACAGGGCAGAGATGAGCGTCTTTTTGGCGACGATGCGCGCTGGCCGGCATGTGCGCCGCGTCATGCAGAAGGAGCAATTGTACAACTACGTCAAGGAGGACACCGAGGAGCCGCTGACGGGGGTGCTCAAGTACGCTGTCGACTTCATCTCCACCTACGTGGTGGGTCTCTTGAAGCTCCTGCGTTTCAGCAGGacagcggaggtgctgctctATCGAACCTCCGAGTTCGCACACTTTTTGTGCGCCGTCAGTTTCGCCAACGACTCCTGCGGCCTCCAtccggtgctgccgcaccaAGTCTCGTCCTCCATCAATCACCGCTATGTCTGCATCTTTGGCTACGTCTCGCGCTGCGCAGTGGACCTGGTTCTCGGAGTGCTTGTCTACCTGTGCTTGTCAGCCTGTGGCCCTTCCCTCTATGCTGCCTCGCAGTACATGACGCGTCACTGGCTGTATGAGGTGCACGCGTCCTACATGGACTGGTTCGACGGCTACCCCGCTGGGCTAAAGGTGAACGAGGACCTGAACATGGCCCTCTGCTTCTTCGCCAAGTGCGTGCTGGAGGTGTGGGATGCGCTGCTGAGATGGTCTCCTGCCACGCTGCCGAGCCTTGTGTCCTTCCAAGCGGcctcggtggcggtggaggggaaCGTGTGCAGCAcagtcgccgccgtcagtacggcggcggcgtcaacGTGGTTTTCCCCAGCATCCGAGGATCAACGCCAAGCGGTGTACGAGTGGGTCAGCATGGCATTTCACCTGCGCATCTTCTGTCTTCTGggatgcagcaccgccgctgccctcgtcTCGGACGTGACGGGGCTCGTCTCGCTCCACCTGCGCTTCCTTCACCACGCCATTGCGCTGCCATACTGCTTCGCCCGCGTTCTGCTGACAAACCTCTTCCGCCAGTTCTACGGTGTCAAGTACAACCCCCTGCGCAAGCGGTACGACATTTACCATTTTCAGGTGGATCAGATGCTGGCCGCTACATTTCTCTTCGTCATCATCATCTTTCTGTTTCCAACGCTGGCCGTGTACTACCTGTACTTTTCCTTTGTGCTGGCAACAATTTGGTACATGGAGACGTGCCTTGAGTCTATTGCCTACCTCTCGCTGCATGTGCCTATCCACCCGATCGTCTACTGGCTGTGTGCACGGCATCGTCTAAGTGGCGGGGTGGCGCTCTCGAATCCTGTCATCACCAGTGTGCGTCGATTCCTCGGCTGTGGCAGCCGCCCAGGtcacgacgaggaggagctcgccTCCCACACGGTTGAGGTGACagtggaggcgctgccgctcccacTATCTGCTATGCTGACTGATTTCTTCGTTGTTGTGGACATCAGTATGACCCGCCTGTGGCCGGCAAAGGTAGTCTCGttggtgctgcgcggcaggATTGAGTACTTACCGAAAATGACAGACATTCTCGGGCCCCATCTTCTGACCAACTGCGTGTCGCCACGGTGCACCCTGTGTACGCCGTCACCTGAGAAGGACACGACCAAGAAGCACAAATGA